Below is a window of Flavobacterium sp. CFS9 DNA.
ATTCAGAGAATCCGGTTCGGGTTGAAAATTTATCTGCCAAAACTATGAGGGAAGCCAGAGGTATTTTTGGCTTCGAAATCGAAATCGACGAAATTCAGGCTACCAGGAAACTATCCCAGAACAGGGACGATCACAATTATAAAAACATTATTTCAGAGTTAGAAAAAACCGAAAACCCTCAGGCTATTGCTGTTGCAAAAGAAATGGCAAAATGCCGAAAGTAAATCCGTTTTCGGCATTGAAAATTAGGATTTGATGAGTACATTTGCACTCGCAAGATTCAGAAATTAAAAGACATTAAAATCAGATGCTTATAACTTTATTTTACTTCTTTATTGCTATCGTTTTCATTCAGATTTTCTATTACTTAGGGATTTTTGGAAAGTTCGCTTTCGGCAAACCTCAGGAAATAACTCCAAAGAAAATTCCGGTATCTGTTATTGTCTGCGCAAAAAATGAAGAAGAAAATGTAAAAAAGTTCATCCCCCTTCTTGCGGAACAAAACTACCCTGACTTTGAAATTGTTTTAATTGATGATGCCTCAAGTGACGAAACTTTAGAGGTTTTTGAAGAATTCGAACAACAGTACAGCAATATCCGTCTGGTAAAAGTGCAAAACAATGAAGCTTTCTGGGGAAATAAAAAATATGCATTAACTTTAGGAATCAAGGCTTCAAAAAAAGACTACTTACTTTTTACCGATGCAGATTGTTATCCAACCTCAACAGAATGGATCACTGCCATGACTTCAAGATTCACCATGAACAAAACAATTGTTTTAGGTTATGGCGGTTACGAAAAAGTGGAACGTTCCCTATTAAACAAAATTATACGTTATGAAACCGTTTTAACGGCTGTTCAATATTTCTCATGGGCCAAACTAGGGCTTCCTTACATGGGTGTCGGACGAAACTTAGCCTATAAAAAGGATGAATTTTTTAATGTAAACGGCTTTATCGAGCACATCCAGATTCGTTCAGGCGATGATGATTTATTTATCAATCAGGCTGCAACTAAAAACAACACTACCATTGCTTACAACCCTGAAAGTTTCACTTACTCCAAACCAAAGGAAACTTACAGAGAATGGTTCACTCAAAAAAGAAGACATGTTTCTACAGCAGAACATTACAAATTTTTTGATAAAATGCAATTGGGGCTATTTTTCACTTCACAATTATTTTTCTTTTTATCAGCAATTGTATTGTTAGCATTTCAGTTTCAGTGGATCGCTGTATTGGCTATTTTAGCAACACGTTACACTGTTGCATGGATTGTTATAGGATTTTCTGCGGGTAAATTAAAAGAAAATGATCTGAAAGTTTGGTTTCCTGTTGTTGAAATCATCCTTATATTCACGCAAATTAATATCTTTATAACTAATATCTTTTCAAAACCGGTATATTGGAAATAAATTCTAAAATAGAAAAAGCTAAAAAAGGCGATCAGATCGCCTTTACTTTTTTATTAGATTATTTCTGGAATGAAGTGTACAGCTTTATGTTAAAGCGTACCGAAAACGAAACCATCGCCGAAGATATTACGATCGAAACCTTCTCTAAAGCTTTCGACAAAATAGCCAGTTACAATTCTGAATTTCAATTCAACACCTGGTTAATTGCTATAGCAAAAAACGTTTATATTGATTTGTTACGTAAAAAGAAAACCGGTCTTTTTATAGAAATCACAGACAACGAAGACCAACAGGCCTACAATATTGCCGACCCTACTCCTTCTGCCGAAGATGCTCTAATTAAAGAACAAAATCTTTCGCGCCTGCTGCAATGCATCAAAGAATTAAAACCTCACTACCAGGAAGTCATCCAGCTTCGTTATTTTCAGGAAATGACTTATCAGGAAATAGCGCTGAAAATCAACGAACCTTTGAGCAATGTCAAAGTAAAATTACTTCGCGCTAAAAAATTACTAGCAGAAATCATCGAACGCAACAGATAATTTATTATCTTTAGGTAAAGAATAAAATATTCACGTATTTTTTCTTAAAAAACCTATTTATCCAC
It encodes the following:
- a CDS encoding glycosyltransferase → MLITLFYFFIAIVFIQIFYYLGIFGKFAFGKPQEITPKKIPVSVIVCAKNEEENVKKFIPLLAEQNYPDFEIVLIDDASSDETLEVFEEFEQQYSNIRLVKVQNNEAFWGNKKYALTLGIKASKKDYLLFTDADCYPTSTEWITAMTSRFTMNKTIVLGYGGYEKVERSLLNKIIRYETVLTAVQYFSWAKLGLPYMGVGRNLAYKKDEFFNVNGFIEHIQIRSGDDDLFINQAATKNNTTIAYNPESFTYSKPKETYREWFTQKRRHVSTAEHYKFFDKMQLGLFFTSQLFFFLSAIVLLAFQFQWIAVLAILATRYTVAWIVIGFSAGKLKENDLKVWFPVVEIILIFTQINIFITNIFSKPVYWK
- a CDS encoding RNA polymerase sigma factor; protein product: MEINSKIEKAKKGDQIAFTFLLDYFWNEVYSFMLKRTENETIAEDITIETFSKAFDKIASYNSEFQFNTWLIAIAKNVYIDLLRKKKTGLFIEITDNEDQQAYNIADPTPSAEDALIKEQNLSRLLQCIKELKPHYQEVIQLRYFQEMTYQEIALKINEPLSNVKVKLLRAKKLLAEIIERNR